The stretch of DNA GCCGAATGCAGGGCAATAATCAGCAGCAACGGGCCTAGCAGCCAGCCAGCTACCAGCAAATCAAGAGACAGCGCCTGCGTTTGCAGACCGCGCCAGCCTGCGCGCGCAAAGTGAGCGGCTACTGCTAGCAGGCCTACCAGGGCGGCTAGTACATACGGAATAGGCGTGGTTACGATGATCCAGACGGGGGCGTAGTGCCACGGAATATCCAGGGCTTTGTAGTACTGGCCCAGGTAGAAGTTAGTGAAAGTCCAGGGGTAGTGGCTCATGTTGCGGAAGGCCGCCAGGAAATTGCCCGCCGGGTTTTCCCAGAGGTAAGGCCAGCCTACTATCGTCATGAGCACCGCTGCCCCTAGGGTAATAGCCAGCAGGCCAAACCGCCGGGGGCGCTCAGGTGCAGGTAGCCGGGGCCAGTCAAGCAGCATGAGCACCACCGTAAACGGAATCAGCAGGCTGCCCAGAATGCGGGCATCAATAGCCAGACCAATGACCAAGCCATGCTGCACGGCCCGCCAGGTGGAGGGGCGCTCCTGCAGGCGTGCCAATGTGGCCATGCCCAGGGCGAAGAGACCCATGAACATGATGTCCTTGCCATTGAAGAAGGCCTCCGCGAATATCCGGGGGGAAAGCACGAGTACAGCGGCTGCCAGCAACCCCAGGCGCCAGTCAGCAAAGCGTATACGGCCTACCGTATACGTGCCCCACACGGCCAGCAGAAACGTCCCGAAGATTAGCAGGTGCCGCAGGTAGTAGAATGCCTGAGAATCATGGCGGGTGAAGATGTAGCTCAGCACCGCCACCGGAATCTCGAAAATAACGCCGTGGTCGTTG from Hymenobacter taeanensis encodes:
- a CDS encoding ArnT family glycosyltransferase, with amino-acid sequence MISDWLSATSSVGRRWVVGTFFGLLVLLGLALHRDYGVSWDEPTDHLNGLVNVKYMAELVAPEKVRQEPSAHLIPPLKGYRDNDHGVIFEIPVAVLSYIFTRHDSQAFYYLRHLLIFGTFLLAVWGTYTVGRIRFADWRLGLLAAAVLVLSPRIFAEAFFNGKDIMFMGLFALGMATLARLQERPSTWRAVQHGLVIGLAIDARILGSLLIPFTVVLMLLDWPRLPAPERPRRFGLLAITLGAAVLMTIVGWPYLWENPAGNFLAAFRNMSHYPWTFTNFYLGQYYKALDIPWHYAPVWIIVTTPIPYVLAALVGLLAVAAHFARAGWRGLQTQALSLDLLVAGWLLGPLLLIIALHSALYDTWRHVYFVYPALVLLAVRGAVALAAVAQQRWRWAVVSVAVLAGLETVHTAIRMVRLHPYEHLYFSFLSAPAAEALFERDYWGLTFRHGLEWMLQHQPQGPIRVYVRWPWYNPLYNNSLMLKPEQSQRIKYVPLAEAEYFMTAYRWHPQTYADSMGTEIHTLRTEGIKVLSIFRLPAK